Proteins found in one Columba livia isolate bColLiv1 breed racing homer chromosome 11, bColLiv1.pat.W.v2, whole genome shotgun sequence genomic segment:
- the HMG20A gene encoding high mobility group protein 20A isoform X1, which yields MRLWGIMAGLSNEIADITLLPRILGARERVFPVQDKCRGMENLVAGSTLPTLFADEDGSKEGGEITVTGLAHSESSFSGGTSQSVNNPDLVEDLSQVQQLQNESSNTAENTEQKPEEEQQRTKRGGWAKGRKRKKPLRDTNAPKSPLTGYVRFMNERREQLRAKRPEVPFPEITRMLGNEWSKLPPEEKRRYLDEADRDKERYMRELEQYQKTEAYKVFSRKAQDRQKGKSHRQDGARQPAHDHEKEADTKERSVFDIPIFTEEFLNHSKAREAELRQLRKSNMEFEERNAALQKHVESMRTAVEKLEVDVIQERSRNTVLQQHLETLRQALTTSFAGVPLPGSGETPTMETIDSYMNRLHSIIMANPQENENLIATVRDVVNRLER from the exons cagaggTATGGAGAACTTGGTGGCTGGCTCCACCCTTCCTACACTTTTTGCAGATGAAGATGGATCTAAGGAAGGTGGTGAAATTACTGTAACTGG ATTAGCTCATTCTGAGAGTTCGTTCAGTGGCGGAACTTCACAGTCTGTGAATAACCCAGATTTGGTGGAGGATTTGTCACAGGTTCAGCAGCTGCAAAATGAGTCCTCTAATACTGCTGAAAACACTGAGCAGAAGCCTGAGGAGGAG cagCAAAGAACTAAACGAGGAGGCTGGGccaaagggagaaagaggaagaaacccCTTAGGGACACAAATGCCCCCAAATCCCCCCTCACAGGGTATGTGCGATTCATGAACGAGCGTAGGGAACAGCTTCGAGCGAAGAGGCCTGAAGTCCCTTTCCCAGAGATCACCAGGATGCTGGGCAATGAATGGAGTAAACTGCCTCCTGAGGAGAAACGG CGATACCTTGATGAAGCAGACAGAGATAAGGAGCGTTATATGCGGGAGCTGGAGCAGTATCAGAAGACAGAAGCCTACAAAGTCTTTAGCAGGAAAGCACAGGacaggcaaaaaggcaaatcaCACAGACAAG atggaGCAAGACAGCCAGCCCATGATCATGAG AAGGAAGCAGATACAAAGGAGAGATCTGTTTTTGATATTCCAATCTTCACAGAAGAGTTCCTGAATCATAGTAAAG CACGTGAAGCTGAGCTGCGGCAGCTGCGTAAATCCAACATGGAGTTTGAAGAGAgaaatgctgctctgcagaaacaCGTTGAGAGTATGCGTACAGCAGTGGAGAAATTGGAGGTAGATGTGATACAGGAGCGTAGCCGCAACACGGTGCTGCAACAGCATCTAGAGACCTTGCGCCAAGCCCTCACAACCAGCTTTGCTGGAGTTCCACTACCAG GTAGCGGCGAAACACCCACGATGGAAACTATTGATTCTTACATGAATAGACTGCACAGTATTATTATGGCAAACCCACAGGAGAACGAGAACCTTATAGCCACAGTCAGAGATGTGGTAAACAGACTTGAACGCTAG
- the HMG20A gene encoding high mobility group protein 20A isoform X2, whose protein sequence is MSRGMENLVAGSTLPTLFADEDGSKEGGEITVTGLAHSESSFSGGTSQSVNNPDLVEDLSQVQQLQNESSNTAENTEQKPEEEQQRTKRGGWAKGRKRKKPLRDTNAPKSPLTGYVRFMNERREQLRAKRPEVPFPEITRMLGNEWSKLPPEEKRRYLDEADRDKERYMRELEQYQKTEAYKVFSRKAQDRQKGKSHRQDGARQPAHDHEKEADTKERSVFDIPIFTEEFLNHSKAREAELRQLRKSNMEFEERNAALQKHVESMRTAVEKLEVDVIQERSRNTVLQQHLETLRQALTTSFAGVPLPGSGETPTMETIDSYMNRLHSIIMANPQENENLIATVRDVVNRLER, encoded by the exons cagaggTATGGAGAACTTGGTGGCTGGCTCCACCCTTCCTACACTTTTTGCAGATGAAGATGGATCTAAGGAAGGTGGTGAAATTACTGTAACTGG ATTAGCTCATTCTGAGAGTTCGTTCAGTGGCGGAACTTCACAGTCTGTGAATAACCCAGATTTGGTGGAGGATTTGTCACAGGTTCAGCAGCTGCAAAATGAGTCCTCTAATACTGCTGAAAACACTGAGCAGAAGCCTGAGGAGGAG cagCAAAGAACTAAACGAGGAGGCTGGGccaaagggagaaagaggaagaaacccCTTAGGGACACAAATGCCCCCAAATCCCCCCTCACAGGGTATGTGCGATTCATGAACGAGCGTAGGGAACAGCTTCGAGCGAAGAGGCCTGAAGTCCCTTTCCCAGAGATCACCAGGATGCTGGGCAATGAATGGAGTAAACTGCCTCCTGAGGAGAAACGG CGATACCTTGATGAAGCAGACAGAGATAAGGAGCGTTATATGCGGGAGCTGGAGCAGTATCAGAAGACAGAAGCCTACAAAGTCTTTAGCAGGAAAGCACAGGacaggcaaaaaggcaaatcaCACAGACAAG atggaGCAAGACAGCCAGCCCATGATCATGAG AAGGAAGCAGATACAAAGGAGAGATCTGTTTTTGATATTCCAATCTTCACAGAAGAGTTCCTGAATCATAGTAAAG CACGTGAAGCTGAGCTGCGGCAGCTGCGTAAATCCAACATGGAGTTTGAAGAGAgaaatgctgctctgcagaaacaCGTTGAGAGTATGCGTACAGCAGTGGAGAAATTGGAGGTAGATGTGATACAGGAGCGTAGCCGCAACACGGTGCTGCAACAGCATCTAGAGACCTTGCGCCAAGCCCTCACAACCAGCTTTGCTGGAGTTCCACTACCAG GTAGCGGCGAAACACCCACGATGGAAACTATTGATTCTTACATGAATAGACTGCACAGTATTATTATGGCAAACCCACAGGAGAACGAGAACCTTATAGCCACAGTCAGAGATGTGGTAAACAGACTTGAACGCTAG
- the HMG20A gene encoding high mobility group protein 20A isoform X3, translating to MENLVAGSTLPTLFADEDGSKEGGEITVTGLAHSESSFSGGTSQSVNNPDLVEDLSQVQQLQNESSNTAENTEQKPEEEQQRTKRGGWAKGRKRKKPLRDTNAPKSPLTGYVRFMNERREQLRAKRPEVPFPEITRMLGNEWSKLPPEEKRRYLDEADRDKERYMRELEQYQKTEAYKVFSRKAQDRQKGKSHRQDGARQPAHDHEKEADTKERSVFDIPIFTEEFLNHSKAREAELRQLRKSNMEFEERNAALQKHVESMRTAVEKLEVDVIQERSRNTVLQQHLETLRQALTTSFAGVPLPGSGETPTMETIDSYMNRLHSIIMANPQENENLIATVRDVVNRLER from the exons ATGGAGAACTTGGTGGCTGGCTCCACCCTTCCTACACTTTTTGCAGATGAAGATGGATCTAAGGAAGGTGGTGAAATTACTGTAACTGG ATTAGCTCATTCTGAGAGTTCGTTCAGTGGCGGAACTTCACAGTCTGTGAATAACCCAGATTTGGTGGAGGATTTGTCACAGGTTCAGCAGCTGCAAAATGAGTCCTCTAATACTGCTGAAAACACTGAGCAGAAGCCTGAGGAGGAG cagCAAAGAACTAAACGAGGAGGCTGGGccaaagggagaaagaggaagaaacccCTTAGGGACACAAATGCCCCCAAATCCCCCCTCACAGGGTATGTGCGATTCATGAACGAGCGTAGGGAACAGCTTCGAGCGAAGAGGCCTGAAGTCCCTTTCCCAGAGATCACCAGGATGCTGGGCAATGAATGGAGTAAACTGCCTCCTGAGGAGAAACGG CGATACCTTGATGAAGCAGACAGAGATAAGGAGCGTTATATGCGGGAGCTGGAGCAGTATCAGAAGACAGAAGCCTACAAAGTCTTTAGCAGGAAAGCACAGGacaggcaaaaaggcaaatcaCACAGACAAG atggaGCAAGACAGCCAGCCCATGATCATGAG AAGGAAGCAGATACAAAGGAGAGATCTGTTTTTGATATTCCAATCTTCACAGAAGAGTTCCTGAATCATAGTAAAG CACGTGAAGCTGAGCTGCGGCAGCTGCGTAAATCCAACATGGAGTTTGAAGAGAgaaatgctgctctgcagaaacaCGTTGAGAGTATGCGTACAGCAGTGGAGAAATTGGAGGTAGATGTGATACAGGAGCGTAGCCGCAACACGGTGCTGCAACAGCATCTAGAGACCTTGCGCCAAGCCCTCACAACCAGCTTTGCTGGAGTTCCACTACCAG GTAGCGGCGAAACACCCACGATGGAAACTATTGATTCTTACATGAATAGACTGCACAGTATTATTATGGCAAACCCACAGGAGAACGAGAACCTTATAGCCACAGTCAGAGATGTGGTAAACAGACTTGAACGCTAG